The Paraburkholderia dioscoreae DNA window ACGGTCGCGGCGGCCGGCGTCCCTTTCATTCTTTCAGGAGTGGTTTCCGATGATTCATCTCACCGACCAGCAGATCGACGCACTGATCGGCTTTGACGAAGCGATCCCCGCGCTCGACACCGCGTTCCGCGCGTTCGCGCGCGGCGACGCCGCGGTGCAGCGGCGCGTGCGCACCGAGGCCGGCGGCGTGAAGCTGTCCACGCTCGGCGCCGTCGTGCCGGAACTAGGCGTGGCGGGCGCCAAGGTGTATTCGACCATTGCGGGGCGCTTCAACTTTTCGATCATCCTTTTTTCCACCGACGACGGCCGGCCGCTCGCTACGCTCGAAGCGAACGCGATCACCCGTTTGCGCACGGCGGCGACGACAGTGCTGGCGCTGCGGGCGCTGGCTAAACCTGGCGCGCGCTCCGTTGCGTTGTTCGGCACCGGCGTGCAAGGGCGCGCCCACGCCCATGCGCTTGCGGCGTTCACGTCGCTCGGAGACTTCCGGATCGTCGGACTGGAGGGAACGGCTGAACTTGCCGCCGAACTGAATCGCACTTATGCGCAGCGCGGCGTCGAAGCGCGTCCCGCCAGCGCGGAGGATGCCCTTGACGGCGCGGACGTCGTCGTCACGGCAACCCGTGCGACCGGCGCGCTGTTCGACGGCCATCTGCTGTCGCCCGGCGCGACGATCGCGGCGATCGGATCGAGTCTGCCGCACGCGCGCGAGCTCGACGATACGACGGTGTCACGCGCGTCGCGGATCGTGGTGGAGTTGCGCGAGCAGGCGCGCGAGGAAGCGGGCGATCTGGTGCAGAGCGCGGCGGGCACGTTCGCCTGGGACGATGTGCTGGAACTGGGCGCGGTGCTCGAAGGCTTCGCCGTGGGCCGCCGCGACGACAGCGACATCGTGCTGTACAAGGCGGTCGGCATCGGCTTGCAGGACGTCGCGCTGGCCGCGCTGGCCTACGCGCGCGCGACCGCCCGGAGCGCCGCACCGGGCGTTGCTTCAACGTTGGCGTGACACCTATGAACGTCTCCCGTGAGCTGGCCGTCCCGGCCGTTTCCGGCGCGCCGCGCACGTTCCGGCAGTCGCTGCTCGCCATGCTCGGGCTGTCCACGGTCGTGATGATGGTCGCCATCGACCAGACCGTGGTCGGCACCGCGCTGCCGACCATCGTCGCCGAACTGGATGGTTTTGATCTGTACGCGTGGGTTGCGACAGCCTATCTGCTGACTTCGGTCATCACCGTGCCGATCTTCGGACGGCTGGGCGATCGGCTTGGCCGCAAGCCGCTGGTCGTCACGGCGATCGTGCTGTTCACGCTGGCCTCCGTGCTGTGCGGCGTGGCCGGCAGCATGACGCAGCTCGTGGTGTTTCGCGCGTTGCAAGGCATTGGCGGCGGCATGCTGGTCGGCACCTGCTTTGCGTCGATTCCCGATCTGTTTCCCGATCCGGTGGTGCGCCTGCGCTGGCAGGTTCTGTTCTCGAGCGCATTCGGGGTGGCCAATGCGCTCGGGCCGTCGCTCGGCGGTTTTCTGAGTCAGCACTATGGCTGGCGCTCGGCGTTTCTCGTCAATCTGCCGGTGGGACTGGCGAGCCTGCTGCTGGTGAGCCGCTATCTGCCGCGCATCGTGCCGCCGCGCGGCGCGGCGCTCCGACCCGACTGGCGCGGTGCGCTGCTGATCGCGATTTCGCTGGGCGCCTCGCAGATGCTGGTCGAGTCGTTATCGGACGGTGCATCGCTGTGGCGCATCGCGTTACTCGCGGCAGTCGCGGCGGGCGCGGTCGTGCTGCTTCTGCGCGAGGAAGCGCGCGCCGCGGATCCGGTTTTGCCTCTGCCCCTGCTGCGCGGGCGCGCGATCGGCACCTTGCTCGGTCTGTCCGCGTTGCTGGGCGTCGCCATGTTCGCACTGCTGTTCTACGTGCCGTTGCTGCTGCAAGGCGGCCTCGGGATGTCGGCCAGCGCGGCGGGTGTCTCGATCACGCCGTTCGTCACGTTCATCACCGTGGGTACGATCGCCAATACGCGGATCGTCACCCGGCTCAAGCGGCCGAACGTCATGCTGTATGCCGGCTTTGCGCTGCTCGGCGCGGCATGTGCGGGGCTTTACGCCACCGGCGACCGCCACGGCGCCGGCTTCATCGTATCGATGCTGGCGGCCGGCCTCGGTATCGGCTTCGTGATGCCGAATCTCACTGTGTTCGCGCAGCAGGTAGCGGGCAAGACGCATCTGGGCATTGCCACGGCGATGATCCAGTCGGCGCGCATGGTGGGCGGCATGCTTGGCACGGCGATCGCGGGCAGCGTCGTGCGCGCGCTGTATCGCGCTGACGCGGCGCCGCTGCTCGATGCTGCGTCGCCGGGCGCGCGCGAAGCATGGGGCGCGGCGCTGCTCGATCCGCAGTCGCTGCTCGATCCGGCACAGGGCGCGGCCATCGTCGCGCATGCACACGCGGCCGGCGTCGCCGCCGGGCCGCTCATGCTTGCCGCACGCCATGCGCTCGCTGCATCGGTCGAACATGCATTCATCGTGATTGCGGGATTGATGGTCGTGGCGTGCGTGGTTGTCGCGCGCTTGCCGCTGATCGAACTGGTTGCCAGAGGAGAGAAGGGCGCCGGCAACGGACGTGCCGGTCAAGGCGGATGAATTGCCGGTGCGGCGCGCTCCGCTGAAACCGGCGCGCGCCGCCGCCCGTCAACCTTGTTGCGCCTGCCGCCGCATGAGCAGGTGGCCAAGAAGCGGCACCAGCACGGCGACCGCCACGCTGACCAGAAATCCCGCATCGATGCCGAACTGCGCGACCGCCGTGCCGCCGCCAATCTGCTGCAACGCGTTATCGACGTGGCGATCGGCCTGCACCATGTCGCCCGCGACCCAGCCGAGCAGCGCCGCGCCCACGTAGGTCAGCGCAGGCACACGCTGCAGAAGCACGATCATCGCGTTGCTGCCGAAAGCGATGACAGGTGCGCCGACCGCGAGACCCACGAACACATAGAACAGCCGCGATGCTTCCGGCAGCGTTTGCGCGATGGCTGCCGTGGCGAGCGCGTTGTCGAGACTCATCGCGAAGTCGGCGCAGACGATCGTGAGAACCGCGCGCCACAGCGCCGAGGCGGCGTGCGTGGTCTCCTCGTCGTCCTGATGCCGGAGCATCTGCACGCCGATCCATACCAGCAGCGCGGCGGCGATCACGTGCATGTACGGCACGGCGAGCACCGCGCCGATCACGCCGATCAGCAGCAGCCGCAGCACGATGCCGAGGACCGTGCCGAGCATGATGCCGATGCGCCGCTGGCGCGGCGCCAGCGAGCGGCAGGCCATTGCGATGGCGATTGCGTTGTCGCCGCCTAGCAGCACATTGAAGAACACGATTTGCAGAACGGCCCAGCCGTCGTGAGCGAGCGGGGCCGGCAAGCCGGGGAACGTCATCGGAAAAGTGTTCCTTCAACTGATCGCAATCGCGACGACAGTGGCCGCGATCAGGCCGCAAACGACCGGCAGGAAAAGCGCGCGCACGGCTTCGAGCACGGGAACCCGGGCGAAACCGGTCACCGCGATCAGCGAGGACCACGCGATGAGCGTGCCGCCACCCGTCCACACCGCGCCCATCTGGCCGATCGCCGCGAGCGTGGCCGCGGGCATGTGCGCCATCGGCGCGAGCGCGCCTGCGAGCGAACCCGTGAGCGGCAGTCCCGCGAAACCCGAACCGTCGATGCCGGTCACCATGCCGGTCAGCAATACCCCGAACGACACGAACACCGGGCTTTGCGGAATGAACTGGCTGCATGCCTGGACCAGTTCGAACAGCAGCGAGGGCACATGCTGGCCCGGCGCAATGCCGAGAATCGTGCCCGCCGTGCTGCTGTCGCCCACGAAAAAGAAGCCCGCGATCGGCAGCACTGCGCCCATCGCCTTGAAGGCGAACACGAGGCCGTCGATGATGTGTTCCGCCGTGCGGTCGAGAAAGCCGCGGCGTCCGTTCGACAGCGTGGTCAGCATCATCAGGATCGCGGCCATGCCGCCGATCAGCGCGGCTGCGTCGCCGCCGCGGATCGCGTCCGCGCCGATGATCTGCGGACGGGTCATGACGACCACCACGGCGAGAAACGCGAGCGGCGTGACGATCGAGAAGATTTTGGACCACATTTCCTGGCGCGACATCGCAGCGCCGCTCATCATGCCGGGCATGGCCAGCGCCGCGCCACCGCCTGCCGATGCGAGCGCCGGTTGCGGCTCGTTCAGGAGTCCGCCGCTCGTGCTGCGAGCCAGTTCGGCCTTGGCGAAGCTGCCCTGGTGCAGTTGCGCCTCGGTCTCTGCCGCGCCCGGTTCGCCTTGCGCTTCCCATGCGATCAGATTGGCCGTGCCGGGCTTGCGCACGCTGCGCCGCACGGTCAGGAACCACGTCATGCCGAGCGCCACCACGCCCGCCACGACCGAAAGCAGAAAGGCCATGTTGGCGACAGCCAGCATATCGGTGCCGGCGGCCTTCGCGCTGATGCCGGGCGCGACCTTGATCACGTAATCCGACGAAAGCGCCATGCCCTGGCCGGCAATCGCGATGGCGGCCGCCGCGCCGAGCGGCGAGAGGCCCGCGTAGATCGCGGCGGGAATCAGGATGGCGCCGACCAGCGGCACGGCCGGCGTCGGCCAGAAGAACAGCGAGATCAGGTAGGTGATCAACGCGAGGATAAAGAACGCCACGTGACCATTGACCATGATCCGCTTGAACGGACGGACCATGCGCACGTCGGCGCCGATTTCGCGCAGGCCGTTGAGCAGCGCGGTCATCAGCGCGATCACGAGAAAAATGTTGAACAGTTCGTGCGCGGCCGTCAGGCTGCCCATGAAAATGGCCTGCAGGCCCGTCAGCAGTTTGCCCGACGAGGCGACGGCCACCGCGAAGGTAGCAAGAATCGCGGGGACGACGACATTGGCCCGGAAAATCATTGTCGCGATGATGGCAACCACACCTATCAAATAACAGTAATGGGCCGGCGTAAGTGACGAAAGGAGGTGCATGGGGGGGAACCTCAGTGTGTAAGAGGGATAAGAGTGGTTGTTTCGGTATACTATGTGCAGCTTGATGCGTGTCAAAAAAGCAGGACGTCTTTTTTCGTGGTGCGGAACGGAAAATCATCCGGAATCGGCCGGTAATCGATTTGGATGACTAAATGAATCTGTCCCTGCTTGCTGCCGTTTTCGTGTTTTTCGTGTTGTTATGCCGGCGCGCTACGACAACCCGGCACCGGCCGCCATGCCCGGCGGCCGGTGCCGTTCAGGCCTGCACGTCCGACGTGGCCTGCTGGAACGTGAAGCCGTCGGCGTAGAAATAACGGGCGCTGACGCCGAGTTCGGCGAACGCGCGCTTGGCCGAGGCGATCATGTCGGGCGAACCGCACGCATAGACCGCGTGCTCGGACAGGTCGGGAAACTGCGCACTGACCGCCTGTTGTACGTACCCTCTCGCGCCGGTCCACGAAGCACCCGCTCGCGACAACACCGGCGTGTAGTCGAAATCGTCGTGCTGCGCGGCGAGCGCCGCGAGCGTGTCATGCAGATACAGGTCTTGTGGCGTGCGTCCGCCCCAGAACAGTGCAATCGGCGGACGGTCCGCATCCGCGAGCAGTTCGCCCAGCATCGCGTAGAGCGGTGCGATGCCGGTGCCGGTCGCGATCATCACGATCGGGCGGTAGTCCTCTTCGTGATAGCCGAAGCCGCCGAGCGGCAATTCCACGTCGAGCGTGTCGCCTACCGCGAGCGTTGCGAGGCGCCCGTCGGTGAAATAGCCGCCTTCGATCCTGCGAATGTGGAACGCGACCGTCGCCTCGTTCGGAGACGAGGCCATCGAAAAGCTGCGCACTCCAGCTTCGCCGAGATGCACATGCATGTATTGCCCCGGCCGGAAAGCGATGCGCTCCTGTCCGTCGATGGCAAGCGTGAGCTTGACCACGCGGTCGGCGGCGTGTTCGAGCGCAACGACCGACGCGCTGTGCCTCGCCGCCGGCACCGGCGAGGCGAGCGGCCGGTCCGTGCTGACGACGAGCGCCGAGGCGGCGCGTGCCTGGCACGCCAACGCATAGCCTTCTGCCGTCTCCTGTTCGGAGAGTCCCGGCGGCATCTCGTCGTAGCGCACGGCGCCGCTCAGCAGCTTGACGCGGCAGGTGCCGCACGCGCCGAAACAGCATTCGGAAGGCAACATCACACCGGCGCGCACGGCGGCGTCGAGCACGGTCTCGCCGTCGGCGGCGTCGAACGTGCATCCTTCCTCGAGCCAGGTTACCTGATGATTCACGGCTGCACCTCCGCGCCAGTTACAGCTTGATATCGCTTTGAACGAGAACCTCGCGGCCCGACTCGCGCAGCAGGTCGCGCAGCGCGGCGAGACCGGCGAGGCCCGCGGCGGTGTCCTGCTCGCCGTTGCCGCCGCTCAGACCGATGCCGCCTACCACCTCGTTGTCGACCACGATCGGAAAGCCGCCGACGAACACGGCGAACTTGCCGTCAAAGCTCCATTGAATGCCGAAGGCTTCGTTGCCGGGCAGCGCGGGGCCGTTCGGCGCCGTGTTGAACAGATGTGTCGAGCGCTTGTGGCCCGCCGCGGTGAACGCCTTGTTCCATGCGATTTGCGGACCGGTGACGCGGCCGCCGTCCATGCGTTCCATGGCGAGCGGAAAACCGCCTTCGTCCGTGATGCAGATGGTTTCGAGCACACCGATTTCCTGCGACCGGGCAATGGCCGCGGCGATCATGTGACGCGCTTCGGCCAGTTCGAGTTTGAAGAAAGGTTTCATGAGAGGCAAAGACGAATGAGTGGATCCGGTGGCGTCAGACGCCGCGATAGACGGTCTTGGTTTGCAGATAGAACTCGAGGCCGTCCCGCCCCGACTCGCGGAACGTGGCCGTGCTCGAACGCTTCAGTCCGCCGAACGGCGCGTTCACGAGATTGCCGGTAGTGGTGCGGTTGATCTTCACCGTGCCGGCTTCGATGTCGCCGGCGAAGCGTTCCATCAGCGCGGCGTCGCGCGTGACGAGCGCGGCCGAGAGGCCGTATTCGGTGTCGTTGGCCACGGCGATCGCATCGGCGTAATCGGCTACGTCGATCACCGCGATCACGGGGCCGAAAATTTCCTCGCGTGCGATCCGCGCATGGCGCGGTACGTCGACGAACACGGTGGGCTGAACGTAATAGCCGTGCGCGAATTCGCCGTCGGTCAACTGCCCGCCGCCGGCCGCGAGCTTCGCTTCGCCTTTGCCGGTCTCGATGTACGCGAGCACCGTGCGCAACTGGCCGGCCGTGGCAAGCGGGCCAATCTGCGCGTCCGCCGACATGCCGTTGCCGATTTTCAGCGTGAGAGTCTTCTCGACCAGTTGCGCGACGAACGCCGCCTTGGCCTGCGGTGTGACGAGCACGCGGCTCGTGCCGGTGCATGCCTGGCCGCTCAGCGAAAAGCCGCCTTTGATGGTCAGATCGACCGCGAGAGGCACGTCGCTTTCTTCCAGCACGATCAGCGGATTCTTACCGCCGAGCTCCATCTGCGTGCGCGTGGACAGCGAAGCGGCGCGATGGATCTGCTCGCCCGCGGCGGTCGAGCCGGTGAACGAAATGGCGCGGATTGCCGGCGATTCGATGATCGCCGGGCCGACCTCGCCGGCCTTGCCGGTGACGAAGTTCAGGACGCCTCGCGGCAGGCCGGCTTCGACCAATGCTTCAGTGAGGCGCAACCCGGCAAGCGGCGCGTCCGACGACGGCTTGAATACGACCGTATTGCCGCACACGAGCGCGGGCGCGATCTTGCGCGCGGGAATCGAGACCGGGAAATTCCACGGACTGATCACGGTGACGACGCCGAGCGGTTCGCGCAAGGTGTAGACGCTCATCTTCGGGTCGTCGTTCGGGAAGGTCTCGCCGCCGAACGATTGCGCTTCGATCGCGTAGTAGCGCAGCGTCTGCGCCGCGCGCATGAATTCGTCGCGTGCGAGCGTGCGCGGCTTGCCTTCCTCGCGGGTGAGTTCGTCGCCGAAACGCCCGGCGTGCTGTTCGAGGTAGTCGGCCGCTTTCAGCAGATATTGCGCGCGGGCCGTCACCGACAGCTTTTTCCAGCCCGCGAAAGCGGTCGATGCCGCGTTGACGGCGGCTGTCGCGTCCGCTGCGTTCGACGCCTGAAAGCGGCCGACGAGGTCGCGCGTATCGGCGGGATTGAGGTTGTCGAAGGTGAGGCCGGACAGGCTGGCGCACCATTCGCCGTCGATATGATTGGAATAGATGGGAGCGTTCGTCATGACTGTTGCGTCCTGCAATTGGGAAAACCAGCTCATCTGAAGCGATGCGGCCGTTGCGGTCCGGCGGATGGATTCATCCGCCGGTTGCCCACGGCCCGTGGCCCATGAGAATCGTCCGGACGCGGCCCGCGCCCGGACGATCGAACCCGTCAGGCTGCGAGGCCCAGTTCCGGCAGCGGGATTTCCTTTTCCACGTAGTCGTAATAGAGCGCGGTGGTGTAGAGCAGACGCATCTGCGCTCCCACTTCGCAGATCTTCAGGCAACGCTGCTGCAGTTCCGGCGTCGTCGCGTGTTCGAGCACGATCTGGTAGCCGCGCTCGCCGTGGATCTCGTCGGACACGATGTGCAGGTCGAAGAACTCCACTTCCTCGTCCGTGAATTTGTACTTCTCGCGCAGCGTCGGCGTCTGCTTGCGGTAGATCGACGGCACCTGCGATTCGAGACCCACCACCAGCGCGGCAACCGCGACGACCGGGTCTTCACGCATTGCCACCGAATAGCACCAGCCTTGCAGGCCGCGCGTGGTGGGCGACATGTTGTCCGGATCGGTGACGCGGGCGCGCGTTGTGCCGCATGCTTCCGCGAAGCGGATCAGCAGGTCCGTGTGACGGTCGCCGCCGATCTCTTCTTCGTACATGTTGGCGAGCACGAAGTCTTTCGCCTCGGTCATGTGCTCCGGCATGCGGGCGTACAGATAACCCAGGTAGTCCGCGAACGGACCGACGTAGTGGTAATGGTTCTCGGCCCAGCGCGCCAGATGCGCGCGGCTCAGCTTGCCACTCGCCCAGGCGATGCTGAACGGCGCCTGATTGGCGCTTTTGCCTTTGATCGCTTGTTCCAGTGCGCCGCGGAACGCGTCGCGGCTCATCAGTTCGGCCATGAAAAACTCCTTGTTCGTGAAGATGGGACATTGGTCCAAATGCGCGTGGCGCGCATTTCGGTACACTGTATACTGTTTATATCGCGACGCCAACCCTTTGCAAACGGTTCGCGGCTAGAACGCGTGGCGCAGGCCGATGCCGGCCGCAGCCTGATTCTGCGTGTTCGACGCCGAGATGAACTGCGTGACCTGGGCGACCAGGCCGGCGGTCATTGCGTGCTGATAAGTGGCGAACGCGTAGACCTGCGTGCGCTTGGACAGCGCGTATTGCGCGATCGCGTTGTACTGGATGTAGCGGGGATCGCTGCTGGTGGCGTCGACCGTGCCGTCCGTGTAGGTCACGCCAAGGCCGGCGGAGAGCGCTGGACCGAACGAGTACAGGCCGTTCACTTCGTAGTTCATGAAGTGCACGTTCTGCCCTTCGAAGCCCTGCTTGTAGGTCGTGCTGGTAATGTCCGCGCTGGCCTTCAGTCCGCCGAACCGGTACGACGCGCCGCCGCCGACCGTCAGGAAAGAGTGCGCGGCAAGCGCGTAGGCGCCGTCGGCGGAATTGGTGTCTTTCCAGAACGTGCCCGGCGACAGATTGCCCGGCTGCCGCGCATAGGTGGCGCCGAAGCCGACGTAGAGCGGTCCTTGCGCGTAGCTGCCGCCCACGCTCCACATGCTGTTCTCGCCGAAGCTGCCGGCCACGCCGCCAAAGCTGTACATCGCGCTGCCGGTGAAACCGCCGTAGCTGTTCTGGTAGCGCACCGCGTTGTTGACGCGCACGCCGCGGTTGGTCAGATCCATGTCGCCGGGGTGTTCCATGTACACGGACCAGTCGGCGGCGGTGAGTTGCGCCACGTAGTCGACCATCGACTCGTACTGGCGGCCCATCGTCAACTGACCCCAGCGGTCGTTGGCAAGCCCCACGTACGCCTGGCGGCCGAACAGCAGGCCACCCTGACCGAGCGAGCCGTCGGTCACGTCGAAACCGTTCTCGAGCCGGAAGATGGCCTTGGTGCCGCCGCCCAGGTCTTCCGAGCCGAGAAAGCCGACCCGGCTGCCGCGCGTCGTACCGCTGGAAGCGGCGACGGTGCTGCCGCCGCCTTGATTGTTGACATAGCCGAGGGACGTGTCGATCAGGCCGTACAGTGTGACGCTGCCTTGGGCATGGACTGCACCGGCCCAGGCGAGGCAGCCGAGCGTGGCGGCTGTAGAGAGCGATTTCTTCATCGTAGTCAATTATGTAAGGGCCGGCTGCGGGCGCGGCACGAGTTGGGGAGAGAGATGTTTGATGCGGAACAAAGTATGCGGTATACAAAAATATCGGCAACTTTTTTTTCGTGTCTGTTCCGGGGCGGGTAATGAGTCGCTTTCTCTGCCGCCGCTGCGCGCATCACGCCGCATCTTTTACGAGAACCTCGCACTATTTACGCTGCGTTTACGCGGCTTCTCCTACGATCCAGGGCGCGGAAGTCCGTTGCGGGAGGCACCGTCATGGATCTGGTTTACATCATCGCAATCGTTGCGTTCAGCGCCCTGGCCGCCGCTTTCGTAGCAGGCTGCGACAAGCTTCGCCGCGCGCCCGGAGGCCGTCCATGACTACCTGGATGACGTGGCTCGCGGCCGCCTCGACGCTGATTCTGTTCGTCTACCTCGTGTATGCGTTATTGCGCGCGGAGGCACTCGAATGAACTTCAATAACCTGTTTCAGCCCGGCGTTTATATCGTCGTGCTGATCGCGCTCGCGATTCCGCTCGGCCGTTACATGACGGCGGTACTCGACGGCTCGTCGATCGTGGTGCGCCGCATTGGACGCCCGCTCGAAGCGGTGGTCTACAAGCTCGCCGGTGTGAATTCCGAGGCGGAGATGTCGTGGAAGCACTATGCGCTGGCCGTGCTGATGTTCAACACGCTCGGCGTGCTCGCGGTGTATGGCTTCCTGCGCGTACAGCAATGGCTGCCCGCCAATCCGCAGGGCTTCGGCCCGATGACGCCGGACGCCGCATTCAACACGGCGATCAGTTTCGTGACCAACACGAACTGGCAGGACTACACGCCGGAATCCACCGTCAGCTATCTGACGCAGATGGCCGCGCTGACGGTGCAAAACTTCCTGTCGGCGGCAACCGGCATCGCTGTCGTCGTCGCCTTGATCCGCGGCTTTGCCCGCCATACCACGGCGACGATCGGCAACTTCTATGTCGATCTGACGCGCATCACGCTGTATATCCTCGCGCCGCTCGCGACGGTGATCGCGCTGGTGTTCATCAGCCAGGGCGTGATCCAGAACTTCAAATCATACGAAGACGTGCCGACGCTGCAGGTCACGACCTATCAGACGCCGAACACCGACGCCCAGGGTAATCCCGTCAAGGATGCCAAGGGCAATCCGGTCATGGTGGACAACAAGGCCGACAAACAGACCATCGCAATGGGCCCGGTGGCGTCGCAGGAAGCGATCAAGATGCTCGGCACGAACGGCGGCGGTTTCTTCAACGCCAATTCGGCGCATCCCTATGAGAACCCGACACCGTTCGCCAATTTCGTGCAGATGATTGCGATGCTGGTGATTCCGGCTGCGCTGTGCCTGGTGTTTGGCCGGATGGTGGGCGACCAGCGTCAGGGCTATGCGGTACTCGCCGCGATGACGATTGCGTTCGCGGTGGCGTGTTGGGGCGAGATTTCGTCGGAGCAGAGCGGCAACCCGCTGTATGCGACGCTGCACGTCGATCAAAGCGCGTCGGCCACGCAAACCGGCGGCAACATGGAAGGCAAGGAAACCCGCTTCGGCATCGCGCAATCGGGCATCTTCACGGTCGCGACCACGGCGGCTTCGTGCGGCGCCGTGCTCAATACGCATGATTCGCTCACGCCGATGGGCGGCTTCGTTCCGCTGCTGCTGATCGAGCTCGGTGAAGTGATTTTTGGCGGCGTCGGCTCGGGTCTCTACGGCATGCTCGTGTTCGCCTTGCTGGCGGTGTTCGTGGCCGGCCTGATGATCGGGCGAACGCCGGAATACATCGGCAAGAAGATCGAGTCGTACGAGATGAAGATGGTGTCGATCGCTGTGCTGCTGACACCGCTGCTCGTGCTGGTCGGCGCGTCGGTCGGCGTGCTGAGCGCTGCCGGCACAGCGGGTATCGCCAATCCGGGGCCGCACGGTTTCTCCGAGATTCTGTATGCCTACAGTTCGGCGGCCAACAACAACGGCAGCGCGTTTGCCGGGCTGTCCGTGAATACGCCGTTCTACAACTCCACGCTGGCGATCGCCATGTGGTTCGGCCGTTTCGGCTCGATCGTGCCGGTGCTGGCGATCGCCGGATCGCTTGCCGCCAAGAAGCGTATCTCCGCGACCGCCGGCACCTTGCCAACGCACGGGCCGCTGTTCGTCGTGCTGCTGCTCGGCACGGTCGTACTGGTCGGCGCGCTGACCTACGTGCCGGCGCTCGCG harbors:
- the kdpF gene encoding K(+)-transporting ATPase subunit F; the protein is MTTWMTWLAAASTLILFVYLVYALLRAEALE
- a CDS encoding YjbE family putative metal transport protein (Members of this highly hydrophobic protein family,regularly are found preceded by the yybP-ykoY manganese riboswitch (see RF00080). A metal cation transport function is proposed.); its protein translation is MTFPGLPAPLAHDGWAVLQIVFFNVLLGGDNAIAIAMACRSLAPRQRRIGIMLGTVLGIVLRLLLIGVIGAVLAVPYMHVIAAALLVWIGVQMLRHQDDEETTHAASALWRAVLTIVCADFAMSLDNALATAAIAQTLPEASRLFYVFVGLAVGAPVIAFGSNAMIVLLQRVPALTYVGAALLGWVAGDMVQADRHVDNALQQIGGGTAVAQFGIDAGFLVSVAVAVLVPLLGHLLMRRQAQQG
- a CDS encoding ornithine cyclodeaminase family protein, with the protein product MIHLTDQQIDALIGFDEAIPALDTAFRAFARGDAAVQRRVRTEAGGVKLSTLGAVVPELGVAGAKVYSTIAGRFNFSIILFSTDDGRPLATLEANAITRLRTAATTVLALRALAKPGARSVALFGTGVQGRAHAHALAAFTSLGDFRIVGLEGTAELAAELNRTYAQRGVEARPASAEDALDGADVVVTATRATGALFDGHLLSPGATIAAIGSSLPHARELDDTTVSRASRIVVELREQAREEAGDLVQSAAGTFAWDDVLELGAVLEGFAVGRRDDSDIVLYKAVGIGLQDVALAALAYARATARSAAPGVASTLA
- a CDS encoding 2Fe-2S iron-sulfur cluster-binding protein, producing MNHQVTWLEEGCTFDAADGETVLDAAVRAGVMLPSECCFGACGTCRVKLLSGAVRYDEMPPGLSEQETAEGYALACQARAASALVVSTDRPLASPVPAARHSASVVALEHAADRVVKLTLAIDGQERIAFRPGQYMHVHLGEAGVRSFSMASSPNEATVAFHIRRIEGGYFTDGRLATLAVGDTLDVELPLGGFGYHEEDYRPIVMIATGTGIAPLYAMLGELLADADRPPIALFWGGRTPQDLYLHDTLAALAAQHDDFDYTPVLSRAGASWTGARGYVQQAVSAQFPDLSEHAVYACGSPDMIASAKRAFAELGVSARYFYADGFTFQQATSDVQA
- a CDS encoding porin; the protein is MKKSLSTAATLGCLAWAGAVHAQGSVTLYGLIDTSLGYVNNQGGGSTVAASSGTTRGSRVGFLGSEDLGGGTKAIFRLENGFDVTDGSLGQGGLLFGRQAYVGLANDRWGQLTMGRQYESMVDYVAQLTAADWSVYMEHPGDMDLTNRGVRVNNAVRYQNSYGGFTGSAMYSFGGVAGSFGENSMWSVGGSYAQGPLYVGFGATYARQPGNLSPGTFWKDTNSADGAYALAAHSFLTVGGGASYRFGGLKASADITSTTYKQGFEGQNVHFMNYEVNGLYSFGPALSAGLGVTYTDGTVDATSSDPRYIQYNAIAQYALSKRTQVYAFATYQHAMTAGLVAQVTQFISASNTQNQAAAGIGLRHAF
- a CDS encoding aldehyde dehydrogenase family protein → MTNAPIYSNHIDGEWCASLSGLTFDNLNPADTRDLVGRFQASNAADATAAVNAASTAFAGWKKLSVTARAQYLLKAADYLEQHAGRFGDELTREEGKPRTLARDEFMRAAQTLRYYAIEAQSFGGETFPNDDPKMSVYTLREPLGVVTVISPWNFPVSIPARKIAPALVCGNTVVFKPSSDAPLAGLRLTEALVEAGLPRGVLNFVTGKAGEVGPAIIESPAIRAISFTGSTAAGEQIHRAASLSTRTQMELGGKNPLIVLEESDVPLAVDLTIKGGFSLSGQACTGTSRVLVTPQAKAAFVAQLVEKTLTLKIGNGMSADAQIGPLATAGQLRTVLAYIETGKGEAKLAAGGGQLTDGEFAHGYYVQPTVFVDVPRHARIAREEIFGPVIAVIDVADYADAIAVANDTEYGLSAALVTRDAALMERFAGDIEAGTVKINRTTTGNLVNAPFGGLKRSSTATFRESGRDGLEFYLQTKTVYRGV
- a CDS encoding MFS transporter; protein product: MNVSRELAVPAVSGAPRTFRQSLLAMLGLSTVVMMVAIDQTVVGTALPTIVAELDGFDLYAWVATAYLLTSVITVPIFGRLGDRLGRKPLVVTAIVLFTLASVLCGVAGSMTQLVVFRALQGIGGGMLVGTCFASIPDLFPDPVVRLRWQVLFSSAFGVANALGPSLGGFLSQHYGWRSAFLVNLPVGLASLLLVSRYLPRIVPPRGAALRPDWRGALLIAISLGASQMLVESLSDGASLWRIALLAAVAAGAVVLLLREEARAADPVLPLPLLRGRAIGTLLGLSALLGVAMFALLFYVPLLLQGGLGMSASAAGVSITPFVTFITVGTIANTRIVTRLKRPNVMLYAGFALLGAACAGLYATGDRHGAGFIVSMLAAGLGIGFVMPNLTVFAQQVAGKTHLGIATAMIQSARMVGGMLGTAIAGSVVRALYRADAAPLLDAASPGAREAWGAALLDPQSLLDPAQGAAIVAHAHAAGVAAGPLMLAARHALAASVEHAFIVIAGLMVVACVVVARLPLIELVARGEKGAGNGRAGQGG
- a CDS encoding GlcG/HbpS family heme-binding protein, which translates into the protein MKPFFKLELAEARHMIAAAIARSQEIGVLETICITDEGGFPLAMERMDGGRVTGPQIAWNKAFTAAGHKRSTHLFNTAPNGPALPGNEAFGIQWSFDGKFAVFVGGFPIVVDNEVVGGIGLSGGNGEQDTAAGLAGLAALRDLLRESGREVLVQSDIKL
- a CDS encoding TenA family transcriptional regulator → MAELMSRDAFRGALEQAIKGKSANQAPFSIAWASGKLSRAHLARWAENHYHYVGPFADYLGYLYARMPEHMTEAKDFVLANMYEEEIGGDRHTDLLIRFAEACGTTRARVTDPDNMSPTTRGLQGWCYSVAMREDPVVAVAALVVGLESQVPSIYRKQTPTLREKYKFTDEEVEFFDLHIVSDEIHGERGYQIVLEHATTPELQQRCLKICEVGAQMRLLYTTALYYDYVEKEIPLPELGLAA